One region of Prosthecobacter dejongeii genomic DNA includes:
- a CDS encoding ABC transporter substrate-binding protein encodes MKLLTATFLFGSLWLALITGMHGKLNLKWFAIRAPGVSTTEKYKIGFLPVTCHLTCPVTDFINKETTGDGIFEPVRFNGWPELKEAYLSGYTPATFILAPMAIALREQGVPIKIVYLGHRDGSAVMVHKDSKIYRMEDLRGKKVAVPNRYSNQRLLIFRALKQAGMTVKDIELVEMPPPDMPAALYSKAVDAISSGEPFMAQTELDGYGRVLWLTKDVWPNFISCVLAVHEDMIKNDRAAVQKLVDGIASSGKWLDEKMDHRMDAAQFVSKNYYNQHPRLLTFVLSKPPDRVKYTNLALRKADFEEIEELGKDAGIVTGSARFEDYTDVSFVPDESLVKPYVFEGVGKP; translated from the coding sequence ATGAAACTTCTCACCGCAACCTTTCTCTTTGGAAGCCTATGGCTGGCTCTCATCACGGGGATGCACGGCAAGCTCAATTTGAAGTGGTTTGCCATTCGTGCCCCCGGGGTGTCAACCACTGAGAAATACAAGATCGGTTTCCTGCCCGTGACCTGTCACCTGACCTGCCCGGTGACGGATTTCATCAACAAAGAGACGACGGGGGATGGCATCTTTGAACCCGTGCGCTTCAACGGCTGGCCGGAGCTGAAGGAGGCCTATCTTTCCGGCTATACGCCTGCGACTTTCATCCTCGCACCCATGGCGATCGCTCTTCGTGAGCAGGGTGTGCCGATCAAGATCGTGTATCTGGGGCACCGAGATGGCAGCGCGGTGATGGTGCACAAGGATTCGAAGATCTACCGGATGGAGGATCTGCGGGGGAAGAAGGTGGCGGTGCCGAATCGTTATTCCAACCAGCGGCTGCTGATCTTCCGCGCGCTCAAGCAGGCGGGAATGACGGTGAAAGACATCGAGCTGGTGGAGATGCCTCCTCCCGACATGCCTGCTGCTTTGTATTCAAAAGCGGTGGATGCCATCTCTAGCGGCGAGCCTTTCATGGCCCAGACTGAACTGGATGGTTATGGGCGAGTGCTTTGGCTAACCAAGGATGTGTGGCCAAATTTTATTTCCTGTGTGCTGGCCGTGCATGAGGACATGATCAAGAATGACCGCGCCGCAGTGCAAAAGCTGGTGGATGGCATCGCCAGCAGCGGCAAATGGCTGGATGAAAAAATGGACCACCGCATGGATGCTGCACAGTTCGTTTCAAAAAATTACTACAACCAGCATCCGCGCTTGCTGACCTTTGTGCTGAGCAAGCCGCCAGACCGCGTGAAATACACCAACCTGGCCCTGAGGAAGGCTGATTTTGAAGAGATTGAAGAACTCGGAAAAGATGCAGGCATTGTGACGGGCAGCGCCCGCTTTGAGGACTACACCGATGTGTCCTTTGTACCGGATGAGTCCCTCGTGAAGCCTTATGTCTTTGAGGGTGTGGGTAAGCCATGA
- a CDS encoding ABC transporter permease: MNKSLRGTLLPVLTAFFFLALWHVLVKLSGSDLFPTPLDVAKGIQELFEKGLLLKYIVASLFRVSWGFMLAVVVGVPLGLALGWFRPAYEALNPMIQIMRPISPIAWIPVAILWFGIDDTAPVFLIFLASVFPITVSSMAAVQNMQLVYLRAAQNFGVQGSQLFRRVILPAALPQIITGIRIALGIAWLVVVAAEMIAVNSGLGYLIIDARNAGKRYDLVVAGMVMIGLIGLVLDLLVRQLEKFDEVRWGYGQR, translated from the coding sequence ATGAATAAGTCTCTCCGTGGCACGCTGTTGCCCGTCCTCACTGCTTTCTTCTTCTTGGCGCTCTGGCATGTGCTGGTGAAGCTGTCTGGAAGCGATCTTTTCCCCACGCCGTTGGATGTTGCCAAAGGCATCCAAGAGCTCTTCGAAAAAGGTCTATTGCTGAAATACATTGTGGCCTCGCTGTTCCGCGTGAGCTGGGGATTCATGCTGGCGGTGGTCGTGGGGGTGCCTCTCGGTCTGGCTCTGGGCTGGTTCCGCCCGGCTTATGAGGCACTGAATCCGATGATTCAAATCATGCGCCCCATCTCGCCCATCGCCTGGATCCCCGTGGCGATTCTTTGGTTCGGCATTGATGACACTGCACCAGTCTTTCTCATCTTTTTGGCCAGTGTCTTCCCTATCACGGTCTCCTCCATGGCAGCCGTGCAGAACATGCAGCTCGTGTATCTGCGTGCGGCACAGAACTTTGGCGTGCAGGGGTCACAACTGTTCCGCCGGGTCATTCTTCCCGCAGCCCTGCCTCAGATCATCACCGGCATCCGCATTGCCCTGGGCATCGCTTGGCTGGTGGTGGTAGCGGCGGAGATGATCGCTGTGAATAGCGGTCTGGGTTATTTGATCATTGATGCGCGCAATGCTGGCAAACGCTACGACCTGGTGGTCGCTGGCATGGTGATGATCGGCCTGATCGGGCTGGTGCTGGACCTGCTGGTGCGGCAGTTGGAGAAATTCGATGAAGTTCGCTGGGGTTATGGACAACGCTAA
- a CDS encoding ABC transporter ATP-binding protein, translated as MDNAKTLIQVRDCWKSFPGKSGEMIHVLERVNLDVYEGEFLCIVGPSGCGKSTLLNIIGGFIKETQGEVRVDGGPVLGPDPKRIFVFQENGVFPWLTVEENVGFGLMSRPAAEREERVQHYIEMVGLKGFEKAYPRELSGGMRQRVEIARALAANADVLYMDEPFGALDFLTRLKMRADLIRIWQTEKKTVLFVTHDIEEAVQLADRVVVMSRRPATVAETVTVDLPRPRDLDAPGYLATRDRIFAIMGMDVHSGGDLSH; from the coding sequence ATGGACAACGCTAAAACACTTATTCAAGTCCGAGATTGCTGGAAGTCTTTTCCAGGGAAGTCCGGGGAGATGATCCACGTGCTGGAGCGCGTGAATCTGGACGTCTATGAGGGGGAGTTTCTGTGCATTGTCGGGCCCTCCGGCTGTGGCAAATCCACTCTGCTAAACATCATCGGTGGATTTATCAAAGAGACTCAGGGGGAGGTACGCGTGGATGGCGGACCTGTGCTCGGGCCTGATCCCAAGCGCATTTTTGTCTTCCAGGAAAATGGCGTCTTCCCCTGGCTGACGGTGGAGGAGAACGTAGGCTTTGGTCTCATGTCCCGCCCTGCGGCTGAAAGGGAGGAGCGGGTGCAGCACTACATCGAGATGGTGGGCCTGAAAGGCTTTGAGAAAGCGTATCCGCGTGAGCTTTCCGGCGGCATGCGCCAGCGTGTGGAAATCGCCCGTGCGCTGGCGGCAAATGCGGACGTGCTTTACATGGATGAGCCTTTTGGTGCTCTGGACTTTTTGACGCGTCTGAAAATGCGCGCGGATCTGATCCGCATCTGGCAGACGGAAAAAAAGACCGTCCTGTTTGTCACGCATGACATCGAAGAAGCGGTGCAGCTAGCCGACCGTGTGGTGGTGATGAGCCGCCGTCCGGCGACGGTAGCGGAGACGGTGACTGTCGATCTGCCGCGTCCCCGCGATCTGGATGCGCCCGGGTATCTGGCCACGCGCGACCGGATCTTTGCCATCATGGGCATGGATGTGCATAGTGGCGGCGACTTATCGCATTAA
- a CDS encoding NAD(P)/FAD-dependent oxidoreductase, whose product MNSQYDVLIIGGGPAGASVATILAEHGHRALVIERAKFPRYHVGESLIPFTFGPLERLGMIPKMKKSHFMKKYSVSFVQPDGRRSQPFYFHTRYDKETVAQTWQVLRSEFDEMLLNNARDKGAHVREETTVVQLLKNDSGHVIGVEVKNKDGSLEQLYAKLVIDASGKEAFASSRQGWRVGDPYLNKVAIWTYYKGSKRAEDLDEGATTIAFVPDKGWFWHIPQHNDMVSVGIVAEGKYLTRDGFRDPEAMFQREIEQNLWIKEHLSTGECTGEYWLTSEYSRHSKYGSSPGLLLVGDAFAFLDPVFSSGVMLALKSGVLAGDAVHEALVANDLSPERFADYGRQIREGVENMRKLVYAFYDPNFSFKDVVMKYPEAGAELTDCLSGDLNKDYTLLWNRIREFVKLPDDLPYGLPLAA is encoded by the coding sequence ATGAATTCCCAATACGACGTCTTGATCATCGGTGGTGGCCCCGCTGGAGCCAGCGTGGCCACGATTTTGGCTGAGCATGGCCACCGGGCTTTGGTGATAGAGCGCGCTAAATTCCCCCGCTACCACGTGGGTGAGTCCTTGATCCCCTTTACCTTTGGCCCATTAGAGCGGCTGGGCATGATCCCGAAAATGAAGAAGAGCCACTTCATGAAGAAGTACAGCGTTAGCTTCGTGCAGCCAGATGGCCGTCGCTCGCAGCCCTTTTATTTTCACACTCGTTATGACAAGGAGACCGTTGCGCAAACCTGGCAGGTGCTGCGTTCTGAGTTCGATGAAATGCTGCTGAATAACGCCCGCGACAAGGGTGCCCATGTGAGGGAAGAAACGACGGTGGTTCAGCTTCTGAAAAACGACAGCGGTCATGTCATCGGTGTGGAGGTCAAAAACAAAGATGGCAGTCTGGAACAGTTGTATGCCAAGTTGGTCATCGATGCCTCAGGCAAGGAGGCTTTTGCCTCCAGTCGCCAAGGCTGGCGAGTGGGTGATCCTTACCTGAACAAGGTGGCCATTTGGACCTATTACAAGGGATCCAAACGCGCGGAGGATTTGGATGAAGGTGCCACCACCATTGCCTTTGTGCCTGACAAGGGTTGGTTCTGGCATATCCCGCAGCACAATGACATGGTGAGTGTGGGCATCGTGGCTGAGGGCAAGTATCTAACGCGCGATGGCTTCCGCGATCCGGAGGCGATGTTCCAGCGTGAGATCGAGCAAAACCTGTGGATTAAAGAGCATCTTTCCACAGGGGAATGCACGGGGGAATATTGGCTGACGAGCGAGTATTCGCGTCATTCTAAATATGGCTCTTCGCCAGGACTGCTTTTGGTTGGAGATGCTTTTGCTTTCCTGGATCCTGTCTTCAGCAGCGGAGTCATGCTGGCGCTGAAGAGTGGGGTGCTGGCGGGAGATGCTGTTCATGAAGCCCTGGTGGCCAATGACCTGTCACCGGAACGTTTTGCTGACTATGGCCGGCAGATCCGTGAGGGCGTGGAAAACATGCGCAAGCTGGTCTATGCCTTTTACGATCCTAACTTTTCTTTTAAGGATGTGGTGATGAAGTATCCAGAGGCGGGCGCCGAGCTGACTGATTGTCTTTCGGGGGACTTAAACAAGGACTACACCCTTCTTTGGAACCGCATCCGCGAGTTTGTAAAGCTGCCTGACGACCTGCCTTACGGGCTGCCTTTGGCGGCCTGA